A window of Chiloscyllium punctatum isolate Juve2018m chromosome 37, sChiPun1.3, whole genome shotgun sequence contains these coding sequences:
- the LOC140462878 gene encoding rho GTPase-activating protein 39-like isoform X3, translated as MGSTASNESTQVKRSDVHFLCCVGRSNSPWQPSPGTKAAMLVKVDSGTSSVSTQQQSSPPVTGQRAVQPSKAVGQAQQPGCFPLGSKTAGCPLEPKPSLHLKKTENGGFCLVLTSVPPCQASQKAQPGPARPLSPKCASSAPIYDEPPIESPIYDEPPMEVDQGSGPGAESGPHRAGAGQASDRGPQVTKLLQGPGYQQQLVARHARKPSSTEYSPAGREYIKQMVNIDPSSKQAAPSSSSDCDSAGRLPAVAPLLAKDSNRQPWKALDVNSVKGAELHSRQSSVQSQEYPTSVVSHQDSGYSTGPSPSLRRRKGRKTVAGQARPGSLGSSSELNVLNEKLMAEMRAVVGRTVTAGVQGSRSSLNADLAESCILADIHKIRLQSEGRHLRQYTARGSKEDIVASNRSLHKLGADMRASVDSELSSRQEVIRQKRTFEKVDFSSHSLERSLTSQISLSLPSPVRNQPQSQNIGSSSQLDPGGQTCNVGYHFPYTTLRKPLPEKSMEDWAAKHLNMHTRGIFRRRLSIANMLSWVGGSIKKPMLVTNDRTIKKDACELFKLVQMYMGDRQTRMERVPIALVIVTKCWTTQGIRDELYIQLCRQTTDNLCYQSLAYGWELMAICLAFFSPSPKFQSYLEGYIYRHTDPAHDMKITQRIKELVEMKNKKFSKSRKKRKQNIEEEEELLISTYAKYCYRKLQKVAVTGGKKGLRKPTIEEIHHAKNAILTPSMFGSSLEEIMERQHERYPERKLPWVQTQLSNKVLALGGAQIEGIFRVPGDIDEVNALKLQVDQWRIPENLADPHIPASLLKLWYRELEEPLIPQKFYLQCVNNYENPEAAVAVVASLPEINRLVLGYLIHFLQIFAQPINVSKTKMDVNNLAMVMAPNCLRCQSDDPRIIFENTRKEMSFIRLLIVHLDTSFVKEEL; from the exons ATGGGGAGTACTGCTTCAAATGAATCAACACAAGTCAAACGGTCTGATGTTCACTTCCTGTGCTGTGTTGGCAG GTCCAACTCCCCGTGGCAGCCTTCCCCAGGCACCAAGGCAGCGATGCTGGTGAAGGTCGACAGCGGAACGAGCTCCGTCTCTACCCAGCAGCAGAGCTCCCCTCCGGTCACCGGCCAGAGAGCCGTCCAGCCAAGCAAGGCCGTGGGTCAGGCCCAGCAGCCAGGCTGTTTCCCGCTGGGCAGTAAAACAGCGGGGTGCCCCCTCGAACCCAAGCCCTCCCTGCATCTGAAGAAGACAGAGAACGGCGGCTTCTGCCTCGTTTTGACCAGCGTCCCCCCGTGCCAGGCTTCCCAGAAGGCTCAACCGGGCCCGGCCAGGCCTCTGTCCCCGAAGTGCGCCTCCTCGGCTCCCATTTACGACGAGCCCCCCATCGAGTCGCCCATTTACGACGAGCCCCCCATGGAGGTGGACCAAGGGAGCGGGCCCGGTGCCGAATCCGGGCCTCACCGGGCTGGAGCGGGCCAGGCCTCTGACAGAGGGCCTCAGGTGACCAAGCTGCTCCAGGGCCCCGGTTACCAGCAGCAGCTCGTCGCCAGGCACGCCAGGAAGCCATCCAGTACGGAGTACAGCCCGGCTGGGAGGGAGTACATCAAGCAGATGGTGAACATTGACCCGTCCTCGAAGCAGGcagccccctcctcctcctccgacTGCGACAGCGCAGGCCGACTCCCAGCGGTAGCCCCTTTACTGGCCAAGGATAGCAACAGGCAGCCGTGGAAGGCCCTGGATGTGAACTCAGTGAAGGGTGCCGAGCTGCACAGTCGCCAGAGCAGCGTGCAGTCTCAGGAGTACCCCACCTCCGTGGTCAGCCACCAGGACTCTGGCTACTCCACCGGCCCCTCGCCCAGCCTCAGGAGGAGGAAAGGGAGGAAGACGGTGGCGGGCCAGGCCAGGCCGGGCTCTCTGGGCAGCAGCAGCGAGCTCAACGTTCTGAACGAGAAGCTGATGGCAGAGATGCGGGCGGTGGTGGGTCGGACAGTGACCGCAGGGGTCCAGGGGAGCCGGTCCAGCCTGAACGCCGACTTGGCCGAGAGCTGCATTCTGGCCGACATCCACAAGATCCGGCTGCAGTCTGAGGGCCGTCACCTCAGGCAGTACACCGCCCGCGGCTCCAAGGAAGACATTGTGGCCAGCAACCGGTCGCTGCACAAGTTGGGGGCGGACATGCGAGCCTCGGTCGACAGCGAGTTGTCCTCGCGGCAGGAAGTCATCCGTCAGAAAAGGACATTTGAAAAGGTGGACTTTTCCAGCCATTCATTGGAAAGAAGCTTGACGAGTCAGATTAGTCTGTCTCTCCCGAGTCCCGTTCGGAACCAGCCACAG TCCCAGAACATTGGCAGCAGCTCACAACTCGACCCAGGAGGGCAGACGTGCAACGTGGGCTACCATTTTCCTTACACCACACTCCGCAAGCCCCTGCCAGAGAAGAGCATGGAAGACTGGGCGGCCAAGCACCTCAACATGCACACTCGGGGTATCTTCAGACGCAGGCTGTCCATCGCCAACATGCTGTCCTGGGTCGGAGGCTCCATCAAGAAGCCAATGCTGGTCACCAACGACCGCACCATCAAGAAAGACGCCTGTGAACTCTTCAAGCTGGTGCAGATGTACATGGGTGACCGGCAAACCCGGATGGAGAGGGTCCCCATCGCCCTGGTGATTGTCACCAAGTGCTGGACAACGCAGGGGATCCGTGATGAGCTTTACATCCAGCTGTGCAGGCAAACCACGGACAATCTGTGCTACCAAAGCCTGGCGTACGGCTGGGAACTCATGGCCATCTGCCTAGCCTTCTTTTCTCCCTCACCCAAGTTCCAGTCTTACCTGGAAGGGTACATCTATCGGCACACCGACCCTGCTCATGACATGAAAA TAACTCAACGCATCAAGGAGCTGGTGGAGATGAAAAacaagaagttttcaaaatcgaGGAAGAAGAGAAAGCAGAACATTGAGGAGGAGGAAG AGCTTCTCATCAGCACGTACGCCAAGTACTGCTACCGCAAGCTGCAGAAGGTTGCTGTGACAGGGGGAAAGAAG GGGCTTAGAAAACCGACTATTGAGGAGATCCATCATGCGAAAAATGCCATCCTCACGCCCTCCATGTTTGGCAGCTCTTTGGAAGAGATTATGGAAAGGCAACACGAACGCTACCCAGAGAGAAAACTGCCCTGGGTTCAAACCCAGCTCTCCAATAAAGTCCTGGCACTGGGAGGGGCGCAGATTGAAGGCATCTTCAG AGTGCCTGGGGACATTGATGAAGTGAATGCCCTCAAACTCCAAGTTGACCAGTGGAGGATCCCGGAGAACCTTGCTGACCCTCATATACCAG CCTCACTCCTGAAACTGTGGTACCGAGAGCTGGAGGAACCGCTGATCCCTCAGAAGTTTTATCTGCAGTGTGTGAACAACTACGAGAATCCAGAAGCTGCTGTTGCTGTGGTTGCTTCTCTGCCTGAAATAAATCGCCTCGTCCTTGGTTACCTCATCCACTTTTTACAG ATTTTTGCACAGCCAATCAACGTGAGCAAAACCAAGATGGACGTCAACAACCTCGCCATGGTGATGGCTCCAAACTGCCTGCGCTGCCAGTCCGACGACCCCCGGATTATTTTTGAGAACACGCGGAAGGAGATGTCCTTCATCCGCCTGCTCATCGTGCATCTAGACACGAGCTTTGTCAAAGAAGAGTTGTGA
- the LOC140462878 gene encoding rho GTPase-activating protein 39-like isoform X4 codes for MSTGTFCNHFFPLWPRSNSPWQPSPGTKAAMLVKVDSGTSSVSTQQQSSPPVTGQRAVQPSKAVGQAQQPGCFPLGSKTAGCPLEPKPSLHLKKTENGGFCLVLTSVPPCQASQKAQPGPARPLSPKCASSAPIYDEPPIESPIYDEPPMEVDQGSGPGAESGPHRAGAGQASDRGPQVTKLLQGPGYQQQLVARHARKPSSTEYSPAGREYIKQMVNIDPSSKQAAPSSSSDCDSAGRLPAVAPLLAKDSNRQPWKALDVNSVKGAELHSRQSSVQSQEYPTSVVSHQDSGYSTGPSPSLRRRKGRKTVAGQARPGSLGSSSELNVLNEKLMAEMRAVVGRTVTAGVQGSRSSLNADLAESCILADIHKIRLQSEGRHLRQYTARGSKEDIVASNRSLHKLGADMRASVDSELSSRQEVIRQKRTFEKVDFSSHSLERSLTSQISLSLPSPVRNQPQSQNIGSSSQLDPGGQTCNVGYHFPYTTLRKPLPEKSMEDWAAKHLNMHTRGIFRRRLSIANMLSWVGGSIKKPMLVTNDRTIKKDACELFKLVQMYMGDRQTRMERVPIALVIVTKCWTTQGIRDELYIQLCRQTTDNLCYQSLAYGWELMAICLAFFSPSPKFQSYLEGYIYRHTDPAHDMKITQRIKELVEMKNKKFSKSRKKRKQNIEEEEELLISTYAKYCYRKLQKVAVTGGKKGLRKPTIEEIHHAKNAILTPSMFGSSLEEIMERQHERYPERKLPWVQTQLSNKVLALGGAQIEGIFRVPGDIDEVNALKLQVDQWRIPENLADPHIPASLLKLWYRELEEPLIPQKFYLQCVNNYENPEAAVAVVASLPEINRLVLGYLIHFLQIFAQPINVSKTKMDVNNLAMVMAPNCLRCQSDDPRIIFENTRKEMSFIRLLIVHLDTSFVKEEL; via the exons GTCCAACTCCCCGTGGCAGCCTTCCCCAGGCACCAAGGCAGCGATGCTGGTGAAGGTCGACAGCGGAACGAGCTCCGTCTCTACCCAGCAGCAGAGCTCCCCTCCGGTCACCGGCCAGAGAGCCGTCCAGCCAAGCAAGGCCGTGGGTCAGGCCCAGCAGCCAGGCTGTTTCCCGCTGGGCAGTAAAACAGCGGGGTGCCCCCTCGAACCCAAGCCCTCCCTGCATCTGAAGAAGACAGAGAACGGCGGCTTCTGCCTCGTTTTGACCAGCGTCCCCCCGTGCCAGGCTTCCCAGAAGGCTCAACCGGGCCCGGCCAGGCCTCTGTCCCCGAAGTGCGCCTCCTCGGCTCCCATTTACGACGAGCCCCCCATCGAGTCGCCCATTTACGACGAGCCCCCCATGGAGGTGGACCAAGGGAGCGGGCCCGGTGCCGAATCCGGGCCTCACCGGGCTGGAGCGGGCCAGGCCTCTGACAGAGGGCCTCAGGTGACCAAGCTGCTCCAGGGCCCCGGTTACCAGCAGCAGCTCGTCGCCAGGCACGCCAGGAAGCCATCCAGTACGGAGTACAGCCCGGCTGGGAGGGAGTACATCAAGCAGATGGTGAACATTGACCCGTCCTCGAAGCAGGcagccccctcctcctcctccgacTGCGACAGCGCAGGCCGACTCCCAGCGGTAGCCCCTTTACTGGCCAAGGATAGCAACAGGCAGCCGTGGAAGGCCCTGGATGTGAACTCAGTGAAGGGTGCCGAGCTGCACAGTCGCCAGAGCAGCGTGCAGTCTCAGGAGTACCCCACCTCCGTGGTCAGCCACCAGGACTCTGGCTACTCCACCGGCCCCTCGCCCAGCCTCAGGAGGAGGAAAGGGAGGAAGACGGTGGCGGGCCAGGCCAGGCCGGGCTCTCTGGGCAGCAGCAGCGAGCTCAACGTTCTGAACGAGAAGCTGATGGCAGAGATGCGGGCGGTGGTGGGTCGGACAGTGACCGCAGGGGTCCAGGGGAGCCGGTCCAGCCTGAACGCCGACTTGGCCGAGAGCTGCATTCTGGCCGACATCCACAAGATCCGGCTGCAGTCTGAGGGCCGTCACCTCAGGCAGTACACCGCCCGCGGCTCCAAGGAAGACATTGTGGCCAGCAACCGGTCGCTGCACAAGTTGGGGGCGGACATGCGAGCCTCGGTCGACAGCGAGTTGTCCTCGCGGCAGGAAGTCATCCGTCAGAAAAGGACATTTGAAAAGGTGGACTTTTCCAGCCATTCATTGGAAAGAAGCTTGACGAGTCAGATTAGTCTGTCTCTCCCGAGTCCCGTTCGGAACCAGCCACAG TCCCAGAACATTGGCAGCAGCTCACAACTCGACCCAGGAGGGCAGACGTGCAACGTGGGCTACCATTTTCCTTACACCACACTCCGCAAGCCCCTGCCAGAGAAGAGCATGGAAGACTGGGCGGCCAAGCACCTCAACATGCACACTCGGGGTATCTTCAGACGCAGGCTGTCCATCGCCAACATGCTGTCCTGGGTCGGAGGCTCCATCAAGAAGCCAATGCTGGTCACCAACGACCGCACCATCAAGAAAGACGCCTGTGAACTCTTCAAGCTGGTGCAGATGTACATGGGTGACCGGCAAACCCGGATGGAGAGGGTCCCCATCGCCCTGGTGATTGTCACCAAGTGCTGGACAACGCAGGGGATCCGTGATGAGCTTTACATCCAGCTGTGCAGGCAAACCACGGACAATCTGTGCTACCAAAGCCTGGCGTACGGCTGGGAACTCATGGCCATCTGCCTAGCCTTCTTTTCTCCCTCACCCAAGTTCCAGTCTTACCTGGAAGGGTACATCTATCGGCACACCGACCCTGCTCATGACATGAAAA TAACTCAACGCATCAAGGAGCTGGTGGAGATGAAAAacaagaagttttcaaaatcgaGGAAGAAGAGAAAGCAGAACATTGAGGAGGAGGAAG AGCTTCTCATCAGCACGTACGCCAAGTACTGCTACCGCAAGCTGCAGAAGGTTGCTGTGACAGGGGGAAAGAAG GGGCTTAGAAAACCGACTATTGAGGAGATCCATCATGCGAAAAATGCCATCCTCACGCCCTCCATGTTTGGCAGCTCTTTGGAAGAGATTATGGAAAGGCAACACGAACGCTACCCAGAGAGAAAACTGCCCTGGGTTCAAACCCAGCTCTCCAATAAAGTCCTGGCACTGGGAGGGGCGCAGATTGAAGGCATCTTCAG AGTGCCTGGGGACATTGATGAAGTGAATGCCCTCAAACTCCAAGTTGACCAGTGGAGGATCCCGGAGAACCTTGCTGACCCTCATATACCAG CCTCACTCCTGAAACTGTGGTACCGAGAGCTGGAGGAACCGCTGATCCCTCAGAAGTTTTATCTGCAGTGTGTGAACAACTACGAGAATCCAGAAGCTGCTGTTGCTGTGGTTGCTTCTCTGCCTGAAATAAATCGCCTCGTCCTTGGTTACCTCATCCACTTTTTACAG ATTTTTGCACAGCCAATCAACGTGAGCAAAACCAAGATGGACGTCAACAACCTCGCCATGGTGATGGCTCCAAACTGCCTGCGCTGCCAGTCCGACGACCCCCGGATTATTTTTGAGAACACGCGGAAGGAGATGTCCTTCATCCGCCTGCTCATCGTGCATCTAGACACGAGCTTTGTCAAAGAAGAGTTGTGA